In bacterium, the genomic window ACGAATAACGCATTGAAATGATACCTAGCGGCTTTTTCAACGATCGTCTTGATATTATCCGGATTCGATATCGCCCATCGGGGTATCCATAACCCCCGTAACTCTTCCTGCGGGTACACCAGACTCGTTCCTACTATGATTAAAATGATACCCAATAGACTACATATTCTATATTTTCTAAATCGCATAATCGTCTATCGTAAAGCTATAAGTCTACTATATATGGCTGATTGTTTATCCTATAATGATTATATATTATATCAGGATGTCTACGGAATATTTATATTAATTATAGACTCGAAAACGCAATGGTTAACCGCGTTCTGTGTATCCCAATGATTGTTTCTATTATACAAACATACCTAAATGACGTACCATTGGTTCTCGTTGTGGGTTCAGGGTTTGAATTCACCGAAACAGAAAAAACAGAATCAGAGTATATAGAATAAATAGACAGAAGCGATAAGATGAGAGTAAAATATATACCTATGTCGATAGTTAACCATCCCAGTATTTAACCGATGTATTGCGAGAAAGGATTGAGTTATGCAGTGGGATAAGCTGATTCATGCAGCGCAACAAGTCAGAAAAAATGCCTATGCACCATATTCGCAGTTCAACGTTGGTGCCGCGCTGGTAACTTCATCCGGGAAGATATATACTGGTTGTAATGTCGAAAATGCGTCGTTCGGATTAACTATTTGTGCGGAACGGAACGCTATCGCAGCAGCAGTCGCGAATGGCGAAAAGAAGATTACGGCAATTGCGATTGTTGCGGATACCGAGGAATTAACACCTCCTTGTGGTGCATGCCGGCAGGTAATCTATGAATTCGGAAAAAATGCAGCGGTTATGCTCGCGAACTTGAAAGGGAAAAAGAAAATATTCCGAATAACCGAGTTACTCTGCGAACCATTTAACTTTCATAAGAAAACGAAACGTTAACCGCAGAGAATGTAGTACCCGCAGCGGATTATCTGACCGCTTCTTTTTGTCTAACTCTTTCCATGGATTGGTCATGCGCTTTTGATAGGAGAACTATCGCTAATGTTGCTCCGATCAACGCCATCAGCATATCTTTTTGCGCATCAAAAATATCTCCTTGCATTCCGAGCCATTCCGCTCCTTCTTGCGGATAGAAAACTACTACCATCCACCATTCCAATAACTCATAGAATGCGCTGATAGCTAGACAGACCGCAATGCAAATGAATCCGAGCCAACCGCCAGGTTTCAGAGGTGTTTTCCGTAGAAGCACTTCCCGAACGATGAGCGCTGGAACAAACCCTTGCATGAAATGCCCGACTCGATCGTAATGGTTCCGCGCAAGATGGAACGTATCCCGTAACCAATTGAATACCGGCATTTCCGCATAGGTATATTTCGCGCCGATTGCGAGTACTGCAAAATGAATTCCGACCCAGATATAGACTAATCCAGAGAATCGGAATCGGTTGTAAATGACTATAAGAATCCCTATACCGATTAATCCTAAAGCTAGTTCAAAAAGCCATACGGCATAATCGAACGGGTTAATTGCAGACCAGATGAAAAACATTCCTGCAATTATCAGCATTATTATGAACGGTTTATCCTGTTTCATCAACTAATTATCATATCATAGTAGCTCCTTTTTTGAAAGGAAAATGATAGCGGAGTGTCTACGAACGAGATAATATCTCGTTCGTAGACACTCCGCAGTAACCCCTCTCGCAGTCGGATTAACATTATAGAATCAAGAAGTTGCAGAAACTTGTTTTTTCAGTATAACATTGTATATCGAACACAACTTAATTATTTACGGAGGAAGGTATGTCTGAATTAAAAGTTGGTATAATTGGGTTAGATACCAGCCATAGTATTGAGTTTACCCGAAGATTGCAAGCGCCGGATTGCGCGCCTGAACATAAAGTTAATGGAATGAGAGTCGTTACTTGCTTACGGTTTCCGTCAGCGTTCCAATCCGAACCCGACCAGGATAAACGGCAACAGATTCTCGAAAACTGGGGAGTTAAAGTTACCCGGAATCTGCAGGAAGCGGTCGCTGGCGTTGAGGTTTTAATGCTCGAAATTAACGATCCGGAACTGCATCTGGAATATTTCAAACAAATCGTCAGGTTTAGCAAACCGATTTTTGTGGATAAACCGCCAGCGGATACGGTTGCGCATGCACAGGAAATTGGGCGGTTAGCGAGCGAGAACAATGTGCGGATATTCAGTGCGTCATCGCTACGGTTTGCGCCGGAAGTTCTCCGAATAGCGAACGAAATACCGGATTCGAGAATCTGTGTATCCATCGGTTGTTTAGGGAAAGCGCCGAAAGGGAGTTCGGTAGTCTGGTATGGAGTTCATGCGGTTGAGATGGTACAGCAGGTGCTTGGAGTAGGTGCAAAAAAAGTCGTTGCCTATCAAGATACGCTCGGAATCGTTGCGATCATCGAATATACCAATAATCGGCGGGGCGTAATTCAGCTGACGGAAAATGATTATCAATATGCCATCATGGCGCAGGATGCGAAAACTAAACAATATTATAATGTGGATACCTCACGGTTATATACCGATTTATTAATCCGAATCCGGGATTTCTTTAATGGCGGGAAAGAACCGGTCGCTTGGAAGGAATCCGTTGAAGTCCAAGCGATTTTGAATGCTATAGACGAATCGGTTACCGCTGGGAAAGAAACGATAATCAAAATTTAGATTTTTATTAGGAATCTCAAAACCCGTAGGGGATAACAGATTTTATATGAGAAACAATTCCCTGGTTATACGGGGTATATCGGCTATAACCTGCAGCTAGTTAGTGCCTGTGTGTGAATAGTCCCAAGAGCTTGAGCTAGGGGTATCAATATTTTCTATTAGGCAGTAATATTTTTATAAATTAAATGAATGCAGGTCTCCTAAAATTATATCCGCTCATTTTAATAGGAGCTATCGTTTCCCCATTGCATATGGTAGCGGTTGCCCGAACAGGACAAATCCCGGGATTCGAATTCAGCCCATATTTTCAGGAGCAGGTTAAAAGTTATACTTTTGATACTGATGTAAACATCGTTATTAACGCTCCTGCCGAGAATCGGTTTAACCCGAAACGACCGATTAAACTGATTCTCTATTTTCTGCCGAACGGGAATACCATCGAACATACTATCGGAAAAAAGCTGAAACCTGGCGATGACTGGCATTATAATATCCAGCATATCGGCGCTCAAACCCGACGATTGCGGGAAGTGATTACAAAAGAGAATATTATTGTCGCCTATCTAACGCCAACGTTTCGAAGCTGGCCGAGCTGGAGTGCGACCCATAAAGAGAACCGAAATCAATTAGTCCTGCAGATACTCGATTCGGTTACAAGCCAGCTTCCACGTCCGCCGGATGAAGTGATTCTTTCGAGCCATAGTGGCGGTGGTAGTTTCATTTTCAATTATCTAAATAGTGTTGAGTGTATCCCTGATTGGATAACTCGAATCGCATTCCTTGATAGTGTATATAACTATAATGATGAAGAGAACAAACACGGGGAGAAACTGATTGAATGGTTGACTCGAAAGCCGAACCATTATTTGAGTATTATTTCTTACGACGATCGGAATATTATGCTTGATGGCAAACTGGTCGTTGGTTCGACTGGTGGAACCTATCGGAAAACGTATAAACTCATTGAACGGTTCCAGCAGGAGATTCCATTAACCGTTAGCTCAACTGGAGATTATCTTCGCTGGCGAGGACTAAACGGGCAGGTTGATATCATCATTCATCCGAACCCGGAAAATAAGATATTGCATACGGTTCTGGTTGAGAAGAATGGATTTATTCATGCAATAACCGTTGGAACAAAATTTGAAAATAAAGCGGGAGTATTTTGGGGTCCAGTCGCGTATACGAAATGGATTCAAGAAGATTAAACGCTCCCGTAACGTTCACTAGGATAACTCGCAAAGAACGCTAGGAATCCTAGATAACTTATGGAACCATTTAACGTTTCAACCAATAAACTATTCAACAAGGAGAAACCTATGAATCAACCTGAACAAGAGCAAAAACCGGTTGCTAAACCGAAACAACGCGTTGAATCCATAGATGCGTTTCGCGGGTTTACCATTTTTGCAATGATATTCGTTATCATGGTCGCCGGATATCGGCAGCTCCCATTAACGTTTCCGCATTTCGGGAGTGTTCCGGTATCAACATTTAAACATGCCGGAGAAGATGATGGACCAACCGATTGGATGTTATGGAAACAACAGAATCCGAATTCAAAATATACCTATCGCTTAGCCAAAGTTGATGCGGAAACCGCAACTCGGCGATATGATGTTTCGGTTATCGGTGAAAATGAAGAGACGATAGCTTCGTTTAAAGAGGTTCCGGTATGGACTTCAAAACCGTTACATCCGGGAGAAGAAGTAGTTGCGGTATATTCCGATTCAGGAACACAACCGCGGTTTCAGCAACGCGGTATCGGATGTACGTTCACCGATTTAGTTGCCCCGTTTTTTGTATTCATCGTCGGGCTATGTATTCCGTTAAGTCGGCAGAAACGCGGCGCACAATGGTGGAAACATGTAGGATTTCGAACCATCGGATTGATTATCGCTGGCGTGATTTATATTTCGTTAATTCTAAAGTTTTCCTACTGGTGGGGGATTTTGCAAGCGATAGGAGTCGCCTATTTTATGGGTGCAACGTTTATGCTGCTACCAGCTTCAGCGAGATGGATTGCGGTGTTCGTTCTTGCTGGAGTGCATAGCTGGTTAACCTGGCATATTCCATGGTGGGTTGAATTAGGCGATAAATCCAGACCGTTCTGGACGATAGTTACTCCGGATGGAGATATGCTTCGTCCGTTAACCGTCCATTGCACGCCTTGGGGTTCAATTTCATACGGTATCATCACTATTATCGGAACTTTGCTCGGTGAAGCGGTAGCGACTCGGGATAAACTGAAAATTTTAAAACAATCAGTTTTGGTCGGTATCGTGTTTACGGTGGTCGGATATCTGTTGCATCAATATCATCTGCCGATGCATAAAGAGTATGTTTCTTCATCCTATGCGTTATTTACCGCTGGTATCGGCGCAATAACCTTCCTTATCTTCTATTGGCTGATTGATGTCTGGAAACTCAAATGGGGCTGGGCATGGTTTTTCGGTGTCTTCGGAGCGAATGCGCTACTTGCGTATTTCATGCAACCGGTCGTTCGGATATTCATTTCTGCAATGGGATTCTATGACGGATTAAAAGGACATATTGGGTGGACTGGTGTAGTAGCTGGACTAGAATGGACAATGTTACTCTGGTGCGTGGTGTTATGGTGCAATAAGAAAGGACTCTATTGGAAATTATAATATATAATAAATTGAACATACGAACAGTTTGCGAAATAGGTAAATAATTTGGTTCTGAATTATTAGAATTAGAAAGCAAAGTCCGAAGTTCGGACTTTGCTTTTTCTTTTAGAATCAACCGTTCTGATAGATTTTTCTCTTTGAAAAAAATCGGAAATTAGCATATAATTTTGGCACTATGTATGTGTTAGAGAAGTTGAAGGGAGGACTGATTGTTTCCTGCCAGGCGCGACCGGATGAACCGTTCTATGGTTCGCAATATATGGCGTTATTTGCGAAATCCGCTGAACTCGGTGGTGCAGTCGGAATCAGAGCAAATACACCAGCAGATATCCAGGCAATCCGGCAAACAGTTTCGCTACCGATAATCGGTCTCTATAAAATCCAAACTCCCGGGTTTGACGTCTATATCACTCCTTCGAAACAAGCAGCGGAACAGGTCGCTGCCGCCGGTGCAGATATTATTGCGATCGATGCGACGTTACGCTCCCGTGCAAGTGGTGAATCGGTTAAAGAAATTATTGAGTATATCCATCGAACGCTGAACAAACTCGTTATGGCAGATATTTCGACTCTCGAAGAAGGAGTTGCTGCGGAACAATCTGGTGCAGATATGGTAAGTACTACGCTTTCTGGATATACTTCATATAGTCCACAACAAGATGAACCGGATTTAGCGCTGGTTAAACAATTGGTAGCGCACGTAAAAATTCCGGTTATTGCGGAAGGAAGAATTCATACTCCAGAAGAATTAGTTACGGCATTTGAATATGGGGCGTATGCGGCGGTAATTGGCGGAGCGATAACGCGACCGCATGTGATTACCGCACGGTTTGTTAATGCAATACAAAAAAGAATACAACGATAACATATCGATTACGGCGATATACCCCGTATCGCTCGTTTCGGGAATGTAATCACCGTTATCTTATTTTCAATGATTATTGATAAAGAAACGATTATTAAACAACTGCGTCAGTTTGGGTTATCGCCCGGAGATGTAGTAGTTTTGCATAGCTC contains:
- a CDS encoding cytidine deaminase translates to MQWDKLIHAAQQVRKNAYAPYSQFNVGAALVTSSGKIYTGCNVENASFGLTICAERNAIAAAVANGEKKITAIAIVADTEELTPPCGACRQVIYEFGKNAAVMLANLKGKKKIFRITELLCEPFNFHKKTKR
- a CDS encoding Gfo/Idh/MocA family oxidoreductase, encoding MSELKVGIIGLDTSHSIEFTRRLQAPDCAPEHKVNGMRVVTCLRFPSAFQSEPDQDKRQQILENWGVKVTRNLQEAVAGVEVLMLEINDPELHLEYFKQIVRFSKPIFVDKPPADTVAHAQEIGRLASENNVRIFSASSLRFAPEVLRIANEIPDSRICVSIGCLGKAPKGSSVVWYGVHAVEMVQQVLGVGAKKVVAYQDTLGIVAIIEYTNNRRGVIQLTENDYQYAIMAQDAKTKQYYNVDTSRLYTDLLIRIRDFFNGGKEPVAWKESVEVQAILNAIDESVTAGKETIIKI
- a CDS encoding DUF2238 domain-containing protein, producing MKQDKPFIIMLIIAGMFFIWSAINPFDYAVWLFELALGLIGIGILIVIYNRFRFSGLVYIWVGIHFAVLAIGAKYTYAEMPVFNWLRDTFHLARNHYDRVGHFMQGFVPALIVREVLLRKTPLKPGGWLGFICIAVCLAISAFYELLEWWMVVVFYPQEGAEWLGMQGDIFDAQKDMLMALIGATLAIVLLSKAHDQSMERVRQKEAVR
- a CDS encoding N-acetylmannosamine-6-phosphate 2-epimerase; amino-acid sequence: MYVLEKLKGGLIVSCQARPDEPFYGSQYMALFAKSAELGGAVGIRANTPADIQAIRQTVSLPIIGLYKIQTPGFDVYITPSKQAAEQVAAAGADIIAIDATLRSRASGESVKEIIEYIHRTLNKLVMADISTLEEGVAAEQSGADMVSTTLSGYTSYSPQQDEPDLALVKQLVAHVKIPVIAEGRIHTPEELVTAFEYGAYAAVIGGAITRPHVITARFVNAIQKRIQR